From a region of the Tachysurus fulvidraco isolate hzauxx_2018 chromosome 5, HZAU_PFXX_2.0, whole genome shotgun sequence genome:
- the nr4a2b gene encoding nuclear receptor subfamily 4 group A member 2b, with protein sequence MPCVQAQYGTSPPGASPACQSYSYSEYSCDFLTPEFVKFSMDLTNAELAAASSSLPSFSTFSDTAGGTGSYEAKPPCLYQLPHCADHLSVKSEDGTGAHSGYAHHQQQHGQHAEDPAVAAAAAAAAASYYKPCHSGFAPAWDDASSLHGFHPGYLMEQQRKSAVTRFFSFKPSASSAHVSACHMRFDGAAQHGFAPLRKQQQQQQQQQQQQQHAQHHSLGFAHHSLHISHGRVLMESPVASASSSSCSPNATRGPAHGEGLCAVCGDNAACQHYGVRTCEGCKGFFKRTVQKNAKYVCLANKNCPVDKRRRNRCQYCRFQKCLVVGMVKEVVRTDSLKGRRGRLPSKPKGPQDVPVSLSPANLLSSLVRAHMDSNPTVGRLDYTKFQPNPDFHGAGDETVHIQQFYDLLMGSMSIIRSWAEKMPGFTELPKCDQELLFDSAFLELFVLRLAYRSNLMEDKLVFCSGVVLHRLQCVRAFGEWIDSIAEFSSSLQSMRVDVPAFSCMAALTIITERHGLKEPKKTEELQSKILTCLKDHVACSGHLSKILAKLPELRTLCTQGLQRIFYLKLEDLVPTPAIIEKLFRDTLPF encoded by the exons ATGCCCTGCGTGCAGGCTCAGTATGGCACCTCTCCTCCGGGTGCCAGTCCTGCGTGTCAGAGCTACAGCTACAGCGAGTACAGCTGCGATTTCCTCACGCCCGAGTTCGTGAAGTTCAGCATGGACCTGACGAACGCAGAGCTCGCCGCCGCGTCTTCGTCACTGCCCAGCTTCAGCACGTTCTCCGACACGGCCGGCGGCACAGGGAGCTACGAGGCCAAGCCTCCATGCCTGTACCAGCTCCCCCACTGCGCCGATCATCTCTCGGTCAAGTCGGAGGATGGAACCGGGGCACACTCCGGCTACGCGCATCACCAGCAGCAGCACGGGCAGCACGCAGAGGACCCCGCTGTCGCCGCCGCGGCCGCCGCTGCTGCTGCGTCTTACTACAAACCGTGTCATTCGGGCTTCGCTCCGGCGTGGGACGATGCGTCGTCTTTGCACGGCTTCCATCCGGGCTACCTTATGGAGCAGCAGCGCAAGAGCGCCGTGACGCGCTTTTTCTCGTTCAAGCCGTCTGCGTCGAGCGCGCACGTCTCCGCATGTCACATGCGCTTCGACGGTGCCGCACAACACGGATTCGCTCCGCTGAGgaagcagcaacagcagcagcaacagcagcagcagcagcagcagcatgcaCAACACCACAGCCTGGGATTCGCGCATCACAGCCTGCACATCAGCCACGGACGAGTGCTCATGGAGAGCCCCGTGGCCTCTGCTTCGTCTTCTTCGTGCTCACCGAATGCCACGCGCGGCCCCGCGCACGGAGAGGGTCTGTGTGCGGTGTGCGGTGATAACGCCGCGTGTCAGCACTACGGAGTGCGCACGTGCGAGGGCTGCAAGGGGTTCTTCAAG CGCACGGTGCAGAAAAACGCCAAATACGTGTGCCTGGCCAACAAAAACTGCCCTGTGGATAAACGGCGGAGGAACAGGTGCCAGTACTGCCGCTTCCAGAAGTGCCTCGTCGTTGGGATGGTGAAAGAAG TCGTAAGAACGGACAGTTTAAAAGGTCGACGAGGTCGTCTCCCGTCCAAACCCAAAGGGCCCCAGGACGTACCCGTCTCCTTGTCGCCTGCCAATCTCCTGAGTTCCCTGGTGAGGGCCCACATGGACTCCAACCCCACCGTAGGTCGCCTGGATTACACCAAA TTTCAGCCCAACCCGGACTTCCACGGCGCCGGAGACGAGACCGTTCACATCCAGCAGTTTTATGACCTCCTAATGGGCTCCATGAGTATCATCCGCAGCTGGGCGGAGAAGATGCCCGGCTTCACCGAGCTCCCGAAATGTGACCAGGAGCTGCTGTTTGATTCCGCTTTCTTGGAGCTCTTTGTCTTGCGCTTGGCATACAG ATCCAATCTGATGGAAGACAAGCTGGTTTTCTGCAGCGGCGTCGTCCTGCACAGGCTGCAGTGCGTGCGAGCGTTTGGAGAGTGGATCGACTCAATCGCAGAGTTCTCCTCAAGCCTCCAGAGCATGCGCGTCGACGTGCCGGCGTTCTCCTGCATGGCTGCTCTCACCATAATCACAG aGCGCCACGGCCTGAAGGAGCCCAAAAAGACAGAGGAGCTTCAGAGTAAGATTTTAACCTGCCTGAAGGATCACGTGGCCTGCAGCGGACATCTGTCAAAAATTCTGGCCAAGCTGCCTGAGCTTCGCACGCTGTGCACACAAGGACTTCAGCGCATTTTTTACCTGAAGCTGGAGGACTTGGTTCCGACGCCCGCTATCATCGAGAAGCTCTTTCGTGACACGTTACCATTCTGA